Proteins encoded in a region of the Phoenix dactylifera cultivar Barhee BC4 chromosome 3, palm_55x_up_171113_PBpolish2nd_filt_p, whole genome shotgun sequence genome:
- the LOC103701048 gene encoding probable complex I intermediate-associated protein 30 isoform X1 has protein sequence MSRFRSLWKASVNATKRALKWNVEDLMPPSEKYVFNFNSKEELKRWHLYSDSEYGGLSSASLEITDAGTGAGLSGIFLGNLSKDVTEGSTWRMNRSGFCGMRSKKFDGFIDLDAYDTIAMRLRGDGRCYISTIYTENWVNSPGQQEDNSWQAFVFVPKDEWHIAKIPLLRYLPTWRGNIISAKLEMNPSRIVGMSLSVNAEGGVPGAKSGPGDFRVEIDWIKALRTL, from the exons ATGTCCAGGTTTCGATCTCTATGGAAAGCTTCGGTGAATGCTACGAAGAGAG CCCTTAAATGGAATGTAGAAGACTTAATGCCACCAAGTGAAAAATATGTATTCAATTTCAATTCGAAGGAAGAGCTGAAAAGGTGGCATTTGTACTCTGATTCAGAATATGGAG GTTTGTCATCAGCTTCCTTGGAAATCACTGATGCTGGTACTGGTGCTGGATTAAGCG GGATTTTCTTGGGCAACCTTTCCAAGGATGTAACTGAGGGTTCCACATGGAGAATGAACCGGAGTGGTTTCTGTGGAATGCGGTCAAAGAAG TTTGACGGCTTCATTgacttggatgcatatgatacaATAGCCATGAGACTGAGAGGGGACGGAAGGTGCTATATATCTACC ATATACACGGAGAACTGGGTAAACTCACCTGGGCAACAGGAAGACAACTCATGGCAAGCCTTTGTTTTTGTACCCAAGGACGAATGGCATATTGCAAAG ATCCCTCTACTTCGATATTTACCAACATGGAGGGGAAACATTATCAGTGCGAAGTTGGAAATGAACCCATCCCGCATAGTGGGAATGTCTCTCTCTGTTAATGCTGAAGGTGGTGTACCTGGTGCTAAATCTGGACCTGGTGACTTCAGAGTGGAAATTGATTGGATTAAAGCATTGAGAACATTATAA
- the LOC103701048 gene encoding probable complex I intermediate-associated protein 30 isoform X2 → MPPSEKYVFNFNSKEELKRWHLYSDSEYGGLSSASLEITDAGTGAGLSGIFLGNLSKDVTEGSTWRMNRSGFCGMRSKKFDGFIDLDAYDTIAMRLRGDGRCYISTIYTENWVNSPGQQEDNSWQAFVFVPKDEWHIAKIPLLRYLPTWRGNIISAKLEMNPSRIVGMSLSVNAEGGVPGAKSGPGDFRVEIDWIKALRTL, encoded by the exons ATGCCACCAAGTGAAAAATATGTATTCAATTTCAATTCGAAGGAAGAGCTGAAAAGGTGGCATTTGTACTCTGATTCAGAATATGGAG GTTTGTCATCAGCTTCCTTGGAAATCACTGATGCTGGTACTGGTGCTGGATTAAGCG GGATTTTCTTGGGCAACCTTTCCAAGGATGTAACTGAGGGTTCCACATGGAGAATGAACCGGAGTGGTTTCTGTGGAATGCGGTCAAAGAAG TTTGACGGCTTCATTgacttggatgcatatgatacaATAGCCATGAGACTGAGAGGGGACGGAAGGTGCTATATATCTACC ATATACACGGAGAACTGGGTAAACTCACCTGGGCAACAGGAAGACAACTCATGGCAAGCCTTTGTTTTTGTACCCAAGGACGAATGGCATATTGCAAAG ATCCCTCTACTTCGATATTTACCAACATGGAGGGGAAACATTATCAGTGCGAAGTTGGAAATGAACCCATCCCGCATAGTGGGAATGTCTCTCTCTGTTAATGCTGAAGGTGGTGTACCTGGTGCTAAATCTGGACCTGGTGACTTCAGAGTGGAAATTGATTGGATTAAAGCATTGAGAACATTATAA
- the LOC103701051 gene encoding E3 ubiquitin-protein ligase SIRP1, with protein MDEALFDRYWCHMCSRMVNPVMEVEIKCPHCNCGFVEEMDGGEDSDAADLGSDRALSLWAPILLGMMSGRSLPRRLRREEEDDDSDQDRDLEALLRRRRRRSSAILQLLQTLRETTGSESDNSESERERESDREREGDGVILINHFNQAIILQGSFDTSQTRRQNSNDNSFGASLGDYFLGPGLDLLLQHLAENDPNRYGTPPARKEAIDAMPTVKIEEAMSCSICLEDFGIGEEAREMHCKHKFHSGCILPWLELHSSCPVCRFQMPADELKDSNGCDNSSRVEVGDSGNGGIWRRFWPFNGLFSLSGSQNSATSSSAPPPSSTSGSNSQPSEN; from the coding sequence ATGGATGAAGCTCTGTTTGATAGGTATTGGTGCCACATGTGCTCACGGATGGTCAATCCGGTCATGGAGGTGGAGATCAAATGCCCCCATTGTAACTGTGGATTTGTAGAAGAAATGGATGGTGGGGAAGACTCGGATGCCGCAGATCTGGGCTCCGACCGAGCTCTCTCTTTGTGGGCTCCAATCTTGCTTGGAATGATGAGTGGCAGATCCCTTCCCCGAAGGCTccgaagggaagaagaagatgatgactcGGATCAAGATCGCGACTTGGAAGCCCTCCtccgaaggaggaggaggaggagctcggcCATCCTTCAGCTGCTCCAAACCCTCCGGGAGACAACCGGATCAGAGTCTGATAATTCCGAGagcgagagggagagggagagtgaTAGAGAAAGGGAGGGGGATGGTGTGATCCTGATCAATCATTTCAACCAGGCTATAATTCTCCAAGGATCCTTTGATACGAGCCAGACTCGGCGCCAAAATTCGAACGATAACAGCTTTGGTGCTTCTCTTGGAGACTACTTTCTTGGGCCTGGCCTGGACCTTTTATTGCAGCATTTGGCAGAGAATGATCCTAACCGATATGGAACGCCACCAGCTCGGAAAGAAGCGATCGATGCGATGCCCACCGTAAAAATTGAGGAAGCCATGAGCTGCTCCATCTGTTTGGAGGATTTTGGAATAGGCGAAGAGGCCAGGGAGATGCACTGTAAGCATAAATTCCATAGCGGGTGCATACTACCATGGCTGGAACTCCATAGCTCGTGCCCCGTTTGTAGGTTTCAGATGCCGGCAGATGAGTTAAAGGATTCAAATGGATGCGATAATAGCAGTAGGGTGGAGGTTGGAGATAGTGGTAATGGAGGGATTTGGAGGAGATTCTGGCCTTTCAATGGGCTCTTCTCATTATCGGGGTCCCAAAACAGTgcaacttcttcttcggcaccaccaccatcatccacctcTGGTAGTAACTCTCAACCTAGTGAGAACTGA
- the LOC103701052 gene encoding pyruvate kinase, cytosolic isozyme: MAEVRTRPKTKIVCTLGPASRSVPMIEKLLRAGMNVARFNFSHGSHAYHQETLDNLRTAMDNTGILCAVMLDTKGPEIRTGFLKDGKPIRLQKGQEITISTDYSIKGDENMISMSYKKLAEDLKPGSVILCSDGTITLTVLSCDKEAGLVCCRCENSAALGERKNVNLPGVIVDLPTLTEKDKEDILKWGVPNKIDMIALSFVRKGSDLVEVRKLLGDHAKTIVLMSKVENQEGVANFDDILANTDAFMVARGDLGMEIPIEKIFYAQKVMIFKCNMKGKPVVTATQMLESMIKSPRPTRAEATDVANAVLDGTDCVMLSGETAAGAYPELAVQTMAKICLEAESYLDHEAVFKGIMARAPVPMSPLESLASSAVRTANSAKATLILVLTRGGSTAKLVAKYRPAMPILSVVVPELKTDSFDWSCSNEAPARHSLIFRGLIPVLSAATAKASDTESTDEALEFAIQHAKVKGLCKAGDSVVALHRIGIASVIKILTVN; encoded by the exons ATGGCGGAGGTGAGGACGAGGCCGAAGACCAAGATCGTGTGCACGCTGGGGCCGGCGTCGAGGTCGGTGCCGATGATCGAGAAGCTTTTGAGGGCGGGGATGAACGTCGCCCGGTTCAACTTCTCGCATGGATCCCACGCCTACCACCAGGAAACCCTAGATAACCTCCGGACAGCGATGGACAACACGGGGATCCTCTGCGCCGTCATGCTCGACACCAAG GGTCCAGAGATCCGAACTGGATTTCTGAAAGATGGAAAGCCCATTCGCCTTCAAAAGGGTCAGGAGATCACTATCTCCACAGATTACAGCATAAAGGGCGACGAGAACATGATATCCATGAGCTACAAGAAGTTAGCGGAGGATTTGAAGCCAGGTAGTGTCATACTCTGCTCTGATGGGACAATCACGCTTACAGTGCTTTCTTGTGATAAGGAAGCAGGCTTGGTTTGCTGCCGCTGCGAGAATTCAGCTGCTCTTGGTGAAAGGAAAAATGTCAATCTTCCAGGAGTCATTGTGGATCTTCCTACACTAACGGAGAAGGATAAGGAAGACATCCTAAAGTGGGGAGTCCCTAACAAGATTGACATGATTGCTTTGTCCTTTGTGCGCAAAGGTTCTGACCTTGTGGAGGTCCGAAAGCTGCTCGGAGATCATGCAAAGACAATTGTGCTGATGTCGAAG GTTGAGAATCAAGAAGGGGTGGCAAACTTTGATGACATACTTGCAAATACAGATGCTTTCATGGTGGCACGAGGAGATTTGGGGATGGAAATTCCAATTGAGAAGATCTTCTATGCTCAAAAGGTGATGATTTTCAAGTGCAACATGAAAGGGAAGCCTGTTGTGACAGCAACCCAGATGTTGGAATCCATGATCAAATCTCCTCGCCCAACCCGAGCTGAAGCTACCGATGTGGCTAATGCAGTTCTGGACGGCACCGACTGTGTGATGCTCAGTGGAGAGACAGCTGCTGGGGCTTACCCAGAGCTAGCAGTTCAGACTATGGCCAAGATTTGCTTGGAAGCAGAATCATACTTGGATCATGAAGCTGTTTTCAAAGGCATTATGGCGAGAGCACCAGTACCAATGAGCCCATTAGAGAGCCTTGCATCCTCCGCTGTCCGAACAGCGAACTCTGCTAAAGCAACGCTAATCCTGGTCCTGACCAGGGGAGGAAGCACCGCGAAGCTGGTTGCCAAGTACAGGCCTGCGATGCCGATATTATCAGTTGTGGTTCCTGAGTTGAAGACTGATTCTTTTGATTGGTCCTGCAGCAACGAGGCTCCTGCAAGGCACAGCTTGATCTTTAGAGGATTGATTCCGGTCTTGAGTGCTGCAACTGCAAAGGCCTCTGACACAGAGTCCACTGACGAAGCACTGGAATTTGCCATTCAGCATGCTAAGGTCAAGGGTCTCTGCAAGGCAGGAGATTCTGTTGTGGCATTGCATCGGATTGGAATTGCATCTGTGATTAAGATCTTGACTGTAAATTAG